In one window of Acidovorax sp. HDW3 DNA:
- a CDS encoding long-chain-fatty-acid--CoA ligase, whose product MQDRPWLTAYPKGVPTDIDPGKYPSLVALMDEAFKKYADRVAYSFMGKDISYGETDSLSRALAAYLQGLGLTKGDRVAIMMPNTPQYPVTVAAVLRAGYVVVNVNPLYTARELEHQLKDSGAKAIVIIENFATTLQACIANTPVKHVVLCAMGDQLGLLKGALVNMVVRNVKKMVPEYSLPGAVRFNEAIAQGSRGSFKPASIVPDDIALLQYTGGTTGVSKGAVLLHRNVIANVLQAEAWYAPVISQVAPGEQICSVCALPLYHIFAFTVNMMLSMRTGGKTILIPNPRDLPAVLKELARHTFHSFPAVNTLFNGLANHPDFDKVNWKNLKVSVGGGMAVQGAVAKLWLEKTGCPICEGYGLSETSPIASCNPVTAHDYTGTIGVPVPSTYMKLLDDEGNQVELQGQPGEIAIKGPQVMAGYWQRPDETAKVMTADGYFKTGDIGIIDERGFFKIVDRKKDMVLVSGFNVYPNEVEDVVAQMPGVLECAVVGVPDEKTGEAVKLVIVKKDPQLTAEQVKEFCRANLTGYKQPRVIEFRTDLPKTPVGKILRRELRDKK is encoded by the coding sequence ATGCAAGACCGTCCCTGGCTGACCGCTTACCCCAAGGGTGTGCCCACCGACATTGACCCCGGAAAGTACCCTTCCCTGGTCGCGTTGATGGACGAGGCGTTCAAAAAGTACGCCGACCGCGTCGCCTACAGTTTCATGGGCAAGGACATCAGCTACGGCGAGACCGACTCGCTCAGCCGTGCCCTGGCCGCCTATTTGCAGGGCCTGGGCCTGACCAAGGGCGACCGCGTCGCCATCATGATGCCCAATACGCCGCAGTACCCGGTCACGGTGGCGGCGGTGCTGCGCGCGGGCTACGTGGTGGTCAACGTCAACCCGTTGTACACCGCACGCGAGCTGGAGCACCAGCTCAAGGACTCTGGCGCCAAGGCCATCGTCATCATCGAGAACTTTGCCACCACGCTGCAGGCCTGCATTGCCAACACCCCCGTCAAGCATGTGGTGCTGTGCGCCATGGGCGACCAGCTGGGCTTGCTCAAGGGCGCGCTGGTGAACATGGTGGTGCGCAACGTCAAGAAGATGGTGCCCGAGTACAGCCTGCCGGGCGCCGTGCGCTTCAATGAGGCCATCGCCCAGGGCTCGCGCGGCAGCTTCAAGCCCGCCTCCATCGTCCCGGACGATATCGCCCTGCTGCAATACACCGGCGGCACCACCGGCGTCTCCAAGGGGGCGGTGCTGCTGCACCGCAACGTCATCGCCAACGTGCTGCAGGCCGAAGCCTGGTACGCGCCCGTGATCAGCCAGGTGGCGCCGGGTGAACAAATTTGCTCGGTGTGCGCGCTGCCGCTGTACCACATCTTCGCCTTTACGGTGAACATGATGCTGTCCATGCGCACCGGCGGCAAAACCATTTTGATCCCCAACCCGCGCGACCTGCCGGCGGTGCTCAAAGAGCTTGCACGCCACACCTTCCACAGCTTCCCGGCGGTCAACACCCTGTTCAACGGCCTGGCCAACCACCCCGACTTTGACAAGGTCAATTGGAAAAACCTCAAAGTCTCGGTCGGCGGCGGCATGGCGGTGCAGGGCGCCGTCGCCAAGCTCTGGCTGGAGAAAACCGGCTGCCCGATCTGCGAAGGCTATGGACTGTCGGAAACCAGCCCCATCGCCAGCTGTAACCCCGTCACGGCGCACGACTACACCGGCACCATCGGCGTGCCCGTGCCCAGCACTTATATGAAGCTGCTCGACGATGAGGGCAACCAGGTCGAGCTTCAGGGCCAACCCGGCGAGATCGCCATCAAGGGCCCGCAGGTCATGGCCGGCTACTGGCAGCGCCCGGACGAGACTGCCAAAGTCATGACCGCCGACGGCTATTTCAAGACCGGCGACATCGGCATCATCGACGAGCGCGGCTTCTTCAAAATCGTCGATCGCAAGAAAGACATGGTGCTGGTCAGCGGCTTCAACGTTTACCCCAACGAGGTCGAAGACGTGGTGGCGCAGATGCCCGGCGTGCTCGAATGTGCCGTCGTCGGCGTGCCCGATGAGAAAACCGGCGAAGCGGTCAAGCTCGTCATCGTCAAGAAAGACCCGCAGCTCACCGCCGAGCAGGTCAAGGAGTTCTGCCGCGCCAACCTCACCGGCTACAAGCAGCCGCGCGTGATCGAGTTCCGCACCGATCTGCCCAAAACCCCCGTGGGCAAAATCCTGCGCCGCGAGCTGCGCGACAAAAAATAA
- a CDS encoding 5'-methylthioadenosine/adenosylhomocysteine nucleosidase has product MTTAILSALPEEQSSLLQLLQKKERLTHAGRTFCRGFLYDQAVVLALSGIGKVAAATTATTLIERFGAQRIVFTGVAGGIGEGVQVGDVVIASDYLQHDMDASPLFPRWELPGYGSARLACDAALSASLLIATRAYLASAVAHFDAKNRAPQAHQGLIASGDRFVATAQESGALRQALANAGHPVLAVEMEGAAVAQVCQDYGLPFAAMRTISDRADDSAHVDFSHFVQQVASRYAGGVVGAWLAAGGVGGTTYADSAPASLV; this is encoded by the coding sequence ATGACCACCGCCATCCTCAGCGCCCTGCCCGAAGAACAATCCAGCCTGCTCCAATTGCTGCAAAAAAAAGAGCGCCTCACGCACGCTGGACGCACGTTTTGCCGAGGTTTCCTTTATGACCAAGCGGTGGTGCTGGCGCTCTCGGGCATCGGCAAGGTGGCGGCTGCCACCACCGCCACCACGCTGATCGAGCGCTTTGGCGCGCAGCGCATCGTCTTTACCGGCGTTGCCGGCGGCATCGGCGAGGGTGTGCAGGTGGGCGACGTGGTCATCGCCAGCGACTACTTGCAGCACGACATGGACGCCTCGCCCCTGTTCCCGCGCTGGGAGCTGCCCGGCTACGGCAGCGCCCGCCTGGCCTGCGATGCGGCGCTATCTGCTTCTCTTTTGATAGCTACTCGCGCTTATCTGGCAAGCGCTGTGGCCCATTTTGATGCCAAAAACAGGGCGCCCCAAGCCCACCAGGGCCTGATCGCCAGCGGCGACCGCTTCGTCGCCACCGCCCAGGAGTCTGGCGCCCTGCGCCAGGCGCTGGCCAATGCCGGCCACCCGGTGCTGGCCGTTGAAATGGAAGGCGCCGCCGTCGCCCAGGTGTGCCAGGACTACGGCCTGCCGTTCGCCGCCATGCGCACCATCTCCGACCGCGCCGACGACAGCGCACACGTCGATTTTTCGCACTTCGTGCAGCAGGTGGCGAGCCGGTATGCCGGGGGGGTGGTGGGGGCTTGGTTGGCGGCGGGGGGTGTGGGCGGTACCACTTACGCCGATTCCGCCCCCGCCTCGCTGGTGTAG
- a CDS encoding nucleoside-diphosphate sugar epimerase/dehydratase, with protein MALVGLWLAFYLRLEQWGWPIQEQRYVYAAVLLFIPIFIRMGLYRAIFRYAGISAIAVTSIATAIYGILFFVLLITFSWQGVPRSLGLIQPLVFLLLAGGWRLLARQFLQDLAHNSKETKHKGRLLIYGAGEAGVQTALAMDVMQEFTVCGFVDDDIKKIGNHINRTPIMALESVPAFVRNHGITDILLAMPSLGWQRRRTIISQLQPLPVHVRSLPGMLDLALGKVSVSDFKELDIEDLLGREPVQPDTALLAKNLQGKRVLVTGAGGSIGSELCRQIVREQPESLVLLEHSEYALYAIHQELQQLCQQNALGVELLPQLASIRNLRRLRAIFQAHRPHSVFHAAAYKHVPLVQSNPAEGIINNVFGTLNAARAAIEYGVDNFVLISTDKAVRPTNVMGASKRMAELVLQALAKARQVDFSAIDSSPQPIVFENRTQFCMVRFGNVLGSSGSVVPLFRQQLRQGGPLTVTHAEVTRYFMTIPEAAQLVLQAGAMGQGGEVFVLDMGQPVKIIDLARRMIDLSGLSVRDALNPSGDVEIKVVGLRPGEKLYEELLIGDNPESTTHPRIMKAHENLVGWQDLVPQLQALRTAARHEDRAGVEQVLTALVSGYTSEAGAESA; from the coding sequence ATGGCCCTTGTCGGCCTATGGCTGGCGTTTTACTTGCGCCTGGAACAATGGGGATGGCCCATTCAAGAACAGCGCTATGTGTACGCCGCCGTGCTGCTCTTCATCCCAATATTTATACGGATGGGGCTTTATCGCGCCATTTTTCGTTATGCAGGCATTTCAGCGATAGCCGTTACATCCATCGCCACTGCCATTTACGGCATTTTATTTTTCGTTCTACTTATCACATTTTCATGGCAAGGGGTGCCACGCAGCCTGGGTTTGATACAGCCACTAGTTTTTTTATTATTGGCAGGTGGCTGGCGTCTGTTGGCACGCCAATTTCTGCAAGACTTGGCCCACAACTCCAAAGAAACCAAACACAAGGGGCGCCTACTTATCTATGGCGCAGGCGAAGCGGGCGTACAAACCGCACTGGCTATGGACGTGATGCAAGAATTTACCGTCTGCGGCTTTGTGGATGACGACATTAAAAAAATTGGCAACCATATCAACCGCACCCCTATCATGGCGCTCGAATCCGTGCCAGCATTTGTCCGCAACCATGGTATTACGGATATTTTATTAGCCATGCCTTCGCTGGGTTGGCAACGCCGCCGCACTATTATTTCCCAGCTTCAACCACTTCCTGTTCACGTACGCAGTTTGCCAGGAATGCTGGACTTAGCCCTGGGCAAGGTATCCGTCTCAGACTTCAAAGAATTGGATATTGAAGATTTACTTGGACGTGAGCCCGTGCAGCCCGACACGGCTTTGCTGGCAAAGAATTTGCAAGGTAAGCGCGTTTTGGTTACGGGCGCTGGAGGCAGCATTGGCAGCGAATTGTGCCGCCAGATTGTTCGAGAGCAACCAGAAAGTCTGGTCTTACTGGAGCACAGCGAATACGCCTTGTATGCCATTCACCAAGAATTGCAGCAATTGTGCCAACAAAATGCATTGGGAGTAGAACTACTGCCGCAACTGGCAAGCATTCGTAATTTACGTCGTCTGCGGGCCATTTTTCAGGCACACCGCCCGCATTCCGTATTCCACGCAGCAGCCTACAAACATGTGCCTTTGGTGCAATCCAATCCTGCAGAAGGGATTATCAACAACGTTTTTGGCACCCTGAATGCAGCGCGCGCCGCCATTGAATACGGCGTGGATAATTTTGTGCTGATTTCTACCGATAAAGCAGTGCGCCCCACCAATGTGATGGGGGCAAGCAAGCGCATGGCGGAGTTGGTTCTCCAAGCCCTGGCGAAGGCACGGCAAGTCGATTTCAGCGCCATTGATTCAAGCCCACAGCCCATTGTTTTTGAAAACCGCACCCAGTTTTGCATGGTGCGCTTTGGCAATGTGCTGGGCAGCAGCGGCAGTGTGGTGCCACTGTTTCGCCAACAATTGCGCCAAGGCGGGCCGCTGACAGTGACCCATGCGGAGGTCACGCGGTACTTCATGACCATCCCTGAAGCTGCACAACTCGTGCTCCAAGCCGGTGCCATGGGGCAAGGTGGCGAGGTTTTTGTGCTCGATATGGGGCAGCCCGTCAAAATCATTGATTTGGCACGGCGCATGATTGATCTCTCGGGCCTGAGCGTGCGCGATGCCCTCAACCCAAGTGGCGATGTGGAGATCAAGGTAGTGGGCCTGCGCCCCGGCGAGAAGCTCTACGAAGAGCTTTTGATAGGGGATAACCCCGAGTCCACCACACACCCCCGCATCATGAAAGCGCACGAAAACCTGGTGGGCTGGCAAGACCTGGTGCCCCAGCTACAAGCCCTGCGCACCGCAGCGCGCCATGAAGACCGGGCGGGCGTGGAACAGGTGCTGACCGCGTTGGTCAGCGGCTACACCAGCGAGGCGGGGGCGGAATCGGCGTAA
- a CDS encoding sugar transferase, whose product MLRLLDIFFALVGLVLGFPLLLAVYVVGLFDTGAPLFRQKRVGRHQKPFTLVKFRTMRVGTASVASHLADAQAITPMGQFLRRTKLDELPQLWNVLRGEMSLVGPRPGLFNQKELLQARAARGVYAARPGITGLAQVSGIDMSTPELLAETDAKMLASLNITNYFRYIIQTVLGGGQGDAAKK is encoded by the coding sequence ATGTTGCGGTTGCTGGATATTTTTTTCGCCCTGGTGGGGCTGGTGCTCGGGTTTCCGCTGCTGCTGGCTGTGTATGTGGTGGGCTTGTTTGACACGGGCGCGCCGCTGTTTCGGCAAAAGCGGGTGGGGCGGCATCAGAAGCCTTTTACCTTGGTCAAGTTCCGCACCATGCGCGTGGGTACGGCGTCGGTGGCCAGCCATTTGGCCGATGCCCAGGCGATTACGCCCATGGGGCAGTTTTTGCGCCGCACCAAGCTCGATGAGTTGCCGCAGTTGTGGAATGTGCTGCGGGGCGAAATGAGTTTGGTGGGCCCGCGCCCCGGGCTGTTCAATCAAAAAGAGCTGCTGCAAGCCCGCGCGGCCAGGGGGGTGTATGCGGCCCGCCCGGGCATTACGGGGCTGGCGCAGGTCAGCGGCATTGACATGTCCACCCCTGAATTGCTAGCAGAAACCGATGCCAAAATGCTTGCTTCATTAAACATCACCAACTATTTTCGCTACATCATTCAAACAGTCCTCGGTGGCGGGCAAGGTGATGCCGCAAAAAAATAA
- a CDS encoding SDR family oxidoreductase: MRVVLLTGASGFIGQSLVGRLGQCGVFVRPIFRSAMQTAGTKDAVIVPGLDASTNWNAVLHDVDVIIHTAARAHIMRDEALDPLAEYRRVNVEGSLNLARQAAAAGVKRFVFISSVGVNGSATSGKPFSADDTPSPAEPYALSKWEAEQGLHAIAAQTGLEVVIIRPPLVYGPHAPGNFGRLVSAVQRGAWLPLGAVHNRRTLVALENLVDLIALCARHPAAANQVFMAGDAEDVSTTLLLQRIGQAVGRPARLLPVPVWLMRAGAALLGKAQVVDKVCSDLQVDIGKTQALLGWVPPVDMQTAMRSLKGQGV; this comes from the coding sequence ATGAGAGTTGTTTTATTGACTGGTGCCTCAGGATTTATTGGCCAATCGCTGGTTGGGAGGCTGGGTCAGTGTGGTGTGTTTGTACGTCCGATATTTCGATCAGCCATGCAAACTGCCGGTACGAAAGATGCGGTGATTGTCCCTGGCCTGGATGCGAGCACCAACTGGAACGCAGTTTTACACGACGTGGATGTAATTATCCACACTGCAGCCCGTGCCCACATCATGCGCGATGAGGCGCTCGACCCTTTGGCCGAATACCGACGAGTGAATGTAGAGGGTTCGCTGAACTTGGCGCGCCAGGCTGCGGCCGCTGGGGTCAAGCGCTTCGTATTCATCAGTTCCGTGGGGGTCAATGGCTCTGCGACCTCAGGCAAACCTTTTTCTGCAGACGATACGCCTTCTCCTGCTGAGCCTTATGCGCTTTCAAAATGGGAGGCAGAACAGGGCTTGCATGCCATCGCCGCCCAGACGGGGTTGGAGGTGGTCATCATTCGACCTCCCTTGGTTTATGGCCCGCACGCACCGGGAAACTTTGGGCGGTTAGTGTCTGCCGTACAGCGGGGGGCTTGGCTGCCGCTGGGGGCGGTGCATAACCGGCGCACTTTGGTGGCGCTGGAAAATTTGGTGGATTTGATTGCACTGTGCGCCAGGCACCCGGCTGCGGCCAATCAGGTGTTTATGGCGGGCGATGCAGAGGATGTATCCACCACGCTGCTTTTGCAGCGCATCGGGCAGGCGGTGGGACGCCCTGCGCGTTTGTTGCCGGTGCCGGTGTGGTTGATGCGTGCGGGTGCGGCGCTATTGGGCAAGGCACAGGTGGTGGATAAGGTGTGCAGTGATTTGCAGGTGGATATTGGCAAGACCCAGGCTTTGCTGGGCTGGGTGCCGCCAGTGGATATGCAAACGGCTATGCGGTCTTTAAAGGGGCAGGGGGTGTGA
- a CDS encoding glycosyltransferase family 4 protein, with amino-acid sequence MKKTIWYINKYFAPKTHSTPGGRDWNLLKEVHNLGYRVVVLASDSNSVWETELLDKSVVREEREGLDIVWLRTMKYGVAKSFKRILSWFHFEWNIFFLNKKNLPAPDVVVVSSLSLLTVLNGIYLKRRYGCKFVFEVRDIWPLTIIEENGFSKYNPFVFILSFIEKIGYEKADSIIGTMPNLKEHVESVSSTKTPVYCIPMGIPENSLVERQEDDDIFPGELFPENKLKIIYSGTIGITNALDVFFRAAEMLVDNDDILFFVLGDGPLKNEFQKKYSRLKNVIFLPRVSRCQVQSVLMRCDIVYFSTFPSKVWNYGQSLNKLIDYMLAGKPVLASYSGYPSMINEAEGGFFVPAGDGIALADKILELSKREREDLRKIGENGKKWLIDNRRYSKLARDFVAIMTI; translated from the coding sequence ATGAAAAAAACAATTTGGTACATTAATAAATATTTTGCTCCGAAAACACATTCGACGCCTGGTGGTCGGGATTGGAATCTCCTCAAAGAAGTTCATAACTTGGGCTATCGAGTCGTTGTTCTGGCGTCTGATTCGAATTCAGTGTGGGAAACAGAACTACTGGACAAATCGGTTGTCAGAGAAGAGAGAGAGGGGCTTGATATTGTTTGGCTCCGAACAATGAAGTATGGTGTTGCAAAATCATTTAAGAGAATTTTGAGCTGGTTTCATTTTGAGTGGAATATTTTTTTCTTAAATAAGAAAAATCTACCAGCACCGGATGTGGTTGTTGTATCTAGTCTTTCATTGTTGACGGTATTGAATGGCATATATTTAAAAAGGAGATACGGGTGTAAATTTGTATTTGAAGTTAGAGACATATGGCCATTGACAATCATTGAAGAAAATGGGTTTTCAAAATATAACCCCTTTGTTTTTATATTATCTTTTATAGAAAAAATTGGCTATGAAAAGGCGGATAGTATTATAGGGACCATGCCAAATTTGAAAGAACATGTTGAGAGCGTGTCCTCAACAAAAACTCCAGTTTATTGTATTCCAATGGGCATCCCGGAAAATTCTCTAGTGGAACGTCAAGAAGATGACGATATCTTCCCTGGAGAATTATTTCCGGAAAATAAGTTGAAAATAATATATTCCGGGACTATCGGGATTACCAATGCATTGGATGTATTTTTCAGGGCCGCCGAGATGTTGGTTGATAATGACGATATATTATTTTTCGTGCTAGGTGATGGCCCCCTAAAAAATGAATTTCAAAAAAAATATTCTAGGCTGAAAAATGTTATTTTCCTTCCCAGGGTGAGTCGTTGTCAAGTCCAGTCGGTCTTGATGCGATGTGATATTGTTTATTTTTCTACTTTCCCTTCCAAGGTTTGGAATTATGGGCAATCTCTCAATAAACTCATTGATTATATGCTTGCGGGCAAACCCGTCCTTGCCTCATATTCTGGGTATCCGTCGATGATCAATGAGGCGGAGGGCGGTTTTTTTGTCCCGGCTGGTGATGGTATTGCTTTGGCTGATAAGATTTTGGAGCTATCGAAGAGAGAGAGAGAGGATCTTCGAAAAATAGGGGAGAATGGGAAAAAATGGTTGATTGATAATAGGCGGTATTCCAAGCTGGCTAGGGATTTCGTAGCCATTATGACAATTTAA
- a CDS encoding glucosamine 6-phosphate synthetase gives MCGIFGIIAKEKVEKSSLMTLALHARQRGRDSSGLIYFGDSGYQVSRADYDIKKLISTIKPFDSSFVLGHSRLITNGLSDNQPVVRGGICVMHNGIIVNDAKVWNVIKPQRTLEIDSEVIAAIAEQYIEESDGDLNGLPERILSLCVGVVACALVIPRLGKLLLFSNNGSLYFGETKNSFCFSSEKFPLDQIGCPEIRQIRKDFVAIDLPTSDEIHVSDEKQRVQNLIPPFQSISAEEKLLLYPQHNLRRCTCCILPETMPFISFDAEGVCNYCRHYTPRNTPKPKEELFNLVKKYRRTGTADCIVPFSGGRDSCYGLHLIVKELKMNPITYTYDWGMVTDLGRRNISRVSAALGIENIIVADDISKKRHNIKINLKAWLKSPHLGMISILTAGDKHFFRHIETIKKQTGINLNLWGVNPLEVTHFKAGFLGVPPDFEEKRVYMHGWHKQLEYQSLRFKAMLQSPGYFNRSLWDTLSGEYYRSFTEKKDYYHIFDYWRWDEKIIDDTLINEYEWELATDTSTTWRIGDGTAGLYNYIYYLVAGFTEHDTFRSNQIREGELTREEALVLVKEENKPRYQNIRWYLDALNMDFTEVINIINAIPRLY, from the coding sequence ATGTGCGGAATTTTTGGAATTATTGCAAAAGAAAAAGTAGAGAAATCAAGCCTGATGACTTTGGCTTTGCACGCCAGGCAGCGCGGGCGGGACTCCAGTGGCTTGATTTATTTTGGCGATTCAGGGTATCAGGTAAGTCGGGCAGATTATGACATTAAGAAATTGATTTCTACTATCAAGCCGTTTGATTCATCTTTTGTGCTTGGTCATAGCCGACTGATCACCAATGGCCTATCGGATAACCAGCCAGTTGTCCGTGGTGGGATCTGCGTCATGCACAACGGCATCATCGTCAATGATGCGAAAGTATGGAATGTCATCAAGCCGCAGCGAACATTGGAAATTGACAGCGAAGTGATCGCCGCCATTGCAGAACAATACATTGAGGAATCCGATGGCGATTTGAATGGCTTGCCGGAAAGGATTCTTTCCTTGTGTGTGGGGGTTGTGGCTTGCGCGCTTGTCATTCCCAGATTGGGAAAGCTGCTTTTGTTTTCCAATAACGGCAGCCTTTATTTTGGGGAGACCAAGAACAGTTTTTGTTTTTCTTCGGAGAAATTCCCGCTCGACCAAATTGGTTGTCCTGAAATCAGGCAGATCCGGAAGGATTTCGTTGCAATTGATTTGCCGACCTCTGATGAAATTCATGTTTCTGACGAGAAGCAACGCGTTCAAAATCTTATTCCTCCATTTCAATCCATCTCGGCAGAGGAAAAGTTGCTGCTCTATCCACAGCATAACTTAAGGCGTTGCACTTGTTGCATTCTGCCGGAGACTATGCCTTTTATTTCATTCGATGCGGAGGGCGTGTGCAACTACTGCCGCCACTACACACCGAGGAATACACCGAAACCGAAGGAAGAGCTATTTAATCTTGTAAAAAAATATCGCCGCACGGGAACGGCTGATTGCATCGTACCATTTTCCGGGGGGCGAGATAGCTGCTACGGATTGCATCTGATTGTCAAAGAGCTCAAGATGAATCCAATCACTTACACGTATGATTGGGGGATGGTAACCGATCTAGGACGGCGCAATATTAGTCGTGTTAGTGCAGCATTAGGCATCGAAAATATTATTGTCGCCGATGATATTTCCAAAAAAAGGCATAACATAAAAATTAATTTAAAGGCATGGCTGAAATCGCCCCATCTAGGGATGATCAGTATTTTAACTGCTGGCGATAAGCATTTTTTCCGACATATCGAAACCATAAAAAAACAAACGGGCATAAACTTAAACCTGTGGGGAGTTAATCCTTTGGAGGTGACGCACTTCAAGGCGGGTTTTTTGGGAGTACCTCCTGATTTTGAAGAAAAGCGTGTTTACATGCATGGCTGGCACAAGCAGTTAGAGTATCAAAGCTTGCGTTTCAAGGCCATGTTGCAGAGCCCTGGTTATTTCAATCGTTCATTGTGGGATACCTTGTCTGGCGAATACTACCGTAGCTTTACCGAGAAAAAAGATTATTACCATATTTTCGATTATTGGCGCTGGGATGAAAAAATAATCGATGACACACTTATTAATGAATATGAATGGGAGCTAGCAACCGATACAAGTACCACCTGGCGTATTGGCGATGGAACTGCAGGTTTATATAATTATATCTATTATTTGGTTGCAGGCTTCACTGAGCATGATACGTTCCGTAGCAATCAAATTCGCGAAGGCGAACTTACCCGAGAGGAGGCGCTTGTACTGGTCAAGGAAGAAAACAAACCCAGATATCAAAATATTCGCTGGTATCTCGATGCGCTTAATATGGACTTCACGGAAGTCATCAACATTATCAATGCAATACCCAGATTGTATTAA
- the wecB gene encoding non-hydrolyzing UDP-N-acetylglucosamine 2-epimerase produces MRKILTVLGARPQFIKASVVSHAIATTPGLTEVLVHTGQHFDANMSDVFFAELGMAKPDYFLDIHGGSHGAMTGRMLEAVEKVMLQEKPDVVLVYGDTNSTLAGALAAAKLHIPVAHVEAGLRSFNMAMPEEINRILTDRISHWLFTPTQAASANLQREGYAADKIIEVGDVMYDVALHHGSRVQPGTGLMAQLGLTEKGYVLATIHRQENTDHPQRLAAIVDALTATARTLPVVWPLHPRTRAVLQKAGLLDALASQVKLIEPVGYLDMVQLEKFAALIATDSGGVQKEAFFYQVPCVTLRDETEWVELVQAGWNRLAPPVDAQALQAAMAGALGSRGQDVQPYGVGDAAGRVVNSILNVV; encoded by the coding sequence ATGAGAAAAATCCTCACCGTTTTGGGCGCGCGCCCGCAGTTCATCAAGGCCAGCGTGGTCAGCCACGCCATTGCCACCACGCCGGGCCTGACCGAAGTGCTGGTGCACACCGGCCAGCACTTTGACGCCAACATGTCCGACGTATTCTTTGCCGAGCTGGGCATGGCCAAGCCCGATTACTTTCTGGACATCCACGGCGGCAGCCACGGTGCCATGACCGGGCGCATGCTGGAGGCGGTTGAAAAAGTCATGCTGCAAGAAAAGCCCGATGTGGTGCTGGTCTATGGCGACACCAACTCCACCCTGGCCGGCGCCCTGGCCGCCGCCAAGCTGCACATCCCCGTGGCGCATGTGGAAGCCGGTTTGCGCAGCTTCAATATGGCGATGCCGGAGGAAATCAACCGCATCCTGACGGACCGCATCTCCCACTGGCTGTTTACCCCCACGCAAGCCGCCAGCGCCAACCTGCAGCGCGAGGGCTATGCCGCCGACAAGATCATCGAAGTGGGCGACGTGATGTACGACGTGGCCCTGCACCACGGCAGCCGCGTGCAACCCGGCACCGGCCTGATGGCGCAGTTGGGCTTGACAGAAAAAGGCTACGTGCTGGCCACCATCCACCGCCAGGAAAACACCGACCACCCCCAGCGCCTGGCCGCCATCGTTGATGCGCTGACGGCCACCGCGCGCACCCTGCCCGTGGTCTGGCCCCTGCACCCGCGCACCCGCGCCGTGCTGCAAAAGGCCGGGTTGCTGGACGCCTTGGCCAGCCAGGTGAAGCTGATCGAGCCCGTGGGCTATCTGGACATGGTGCAGCTGGAAAAGTTTGCCGCGCTGATTGCCACCGACAGCGGTGGCGTGCAAAAAGAAGCCTTCTTCTACCAGGTGCCCTGCGTCACGCTGCGCGATGAAACCGAGTGGGTGGAGCTGGTGCAGGCGGGCTGGAACCGGCTGGCACCGCCGGTGGATGCGCAGGCGTTGCAAGCGGCGATGGCTGGGGCGCTGGGCAGCCGAGGGCAGGATGTGCAGCCTTATGGGGTGGGGGATGCGGCGGGGCGGGTGGTGAATTCGATTTTGAATGTTGTTTGA